The following are encoded in a window of Perca fluviatilis chromosome 21, GENO_Pfluv_1.0, whole genome shotgun sequence genomic DNA:
- the tap2t gene encoding antigen peptide transporter 2, with protein MNQVSACGLFIILFDAVLCLALWAGLVLLKCSSCGGLAGVWAFGAAKWVILHVFTSVLTDGKPQAVLRRFVALLCLLSPVFESGRIFMAPPSEGYTGPSPNLSMLLLGLMSSSLACVFWENLCGDSTKKKDNTKQDAWPLLVRMLKYFKPDTLYLIAAFGFLILGVICDTYIPLYQGYVIDMLRGELLQTSFCYAVGQLALVSLGSALFSSFRGGIFMYTLTRLNKRLKHLLFHTLLQQEVHFFEENKPGRLSSRLHSDVDRMGRTVAMNANVLVRSTVKTCLMLTVMLRLSWELTVLTCIEMPLLAILQNKYSTLSKELKDQMQDCQAQNKDLATQTLSGIHTVRSFKGEKDELRRFKESLDRMCAVQRRSSIYSAVFCLIRRLVTVGIKILMLVQARGLISSGHLSIGSLVSFFLYQKPMSNNLKELMYCCGDTMSTVGVISKVFSYLDRTPKCKKAGELAPEKLEGRIVFQNVTFTYPSSSEDKPALKSVSIELRPGQMTALVGPSGSGKTSCVSLLKRLYEPQEGQILLDGEPLHHYEPKYLHQKMALVSQNPVLFSGSLKYNIAYGLKDCPIEKVKEAAKKANADDFISKLEKEYETDIGECGGKLSDGQRQCIAVVRALVREPQVIILDEATSKLDVEVHHAVLQEVLARGRTVLLVTHQLKTAEKADHIIFMEKGAVAEEGTHQELMAKRERYYRLKEELFSKLI; from the exons ATGAATCAAGTGTCAGCATGTGGATTATTCATTATTCTGTTCGACGCTGTGCTTTGTTTGGCACTGTGGGCCGGACTGGTGCTGCTGAAGTGCTCCAGTTGTGGTGGACTGGCAGGTGTGTGGGCCTTTGGGGCAGCAAAGTGGGTCATTCTCCATGTTTTCACATCTGTACTGACGGATGGGAAGCCCCAGGCTGTGCTCCGCAGGTTCGTGGCACTCCTCTGCCTTCTCTCTCCTGTGTTTGAAAGCGGACGGATCTTTATGGCGCCTCCCTCAGAGGGGTACACAGGACCATCTCCTAACCTCAGCATGCTGCTCCTGGGCCTCATGTCCTCGTCGCTGGCCTGTGTGTTTTGGGAAAACCTCTGTGGTGATTCAACGAAGAAAAAGGACAACACTAAGCAGGATGCCTGGCCGCTGCTTGTGAGGATGCTGAAATACTTCAAACCAGACACCCTTTACCTTATTGCAGCTTTCGGTTTCCTCATCTTAGGTGTCATCT GTGATACATACATCCCATTGTATCAGGGGTACGTCATTGATATGCTCAGAGGTGAACTACTTCAAACCAGCTTCTGTTATGCAGTTGGACAGCTGGCACTTGTCTCTCTTGGAAG CGCTCTGTTCTCCAGCTTTAGAGGAGGCATATTTATGTACACCCTGACCAGACTGAACAAGAGACTGAAACATCTGCTGTTTCACACCCTCCTGCAGCAGGAAGTGCACTTCTTTGAGGAGAACAAACCTG GACGTCTTTCCTCCCGCCTGCACTCGGATGTGGACAGGATGGGCCGTACAGTTGCAATGAACGCCAACGTGCTGGTCCGCAGCACAGTCAAAACCTGCCTCATGCTCACAGTGATGCTACGCCTGTCCTGGGAGCTCACTGTGCTCACCTGCATAGAGATGCCACTCTTGGCCATCCTGCAGAACAAATACAGCACCTTGTCCAAG GAGCTGAAAGATCAGATGCAGGACTGCCAAGCTCAGAACAAAGACCTGGCCACCCAGACCTTAAGCGGGATTCACACGGTCCGAAGCTTTAAGGGAGAGAAAGATGAACTGAgaaggtttaaggagtctctgGACCGCATGTGCGCTGTGCAGAGACGTTCAAGTATCTACAGCGCAGTCTTCTGCTTAATACGCAGG cTGGTGACTGTGGGGATAAAGATACTGATGCTGGTCCAGGCCCGCGGGCTCATCTCGTCGGGTCACCTCAGCATCGGTAGTCTcgtctctttcttcttgtaCCAGAAGCCCATGTCAAACAATTTAAAG GAGCTTATGTATTGCTGCGGAGATACGATGTCCACAGTCGGAGTCATCTCCAAAGTGTTCAGTTATCTTGACAGAACACCAAAGTGTAAGAAGGCGGGAGAGTTAGCTCCTGAGAAGCTGGAGGGAAgaattgttttccaaaatgtcaccTTCACGTATCCCTCCTCTTCTGAAGATAAACCAGCTCTGAAG TCGGTTTCTATAGAACTTCGGCCAGGACAGATGACCGCCCTGGTGGGTCCCTCTGGCAGTGGGAAGACTTCCTGCGTCAGCCTCCTGAAGAGGCTGTATGAACCTCAGGAGGGACAGATCCTGCTGGACGGAGAACCGCTGCACCATTACGAACCCAAATACCTTCATCAAAAG ATGGCCCTGGTATCCCAGAATCCCGTGCTGTTTTCTGGTTCGCTGAAATACAACATTGCGTACGGCCTGAAGGACTGCCCCATTGAGAAGGTGAAGGAAGCTGCAAAGAAAGCCAACGCAGATGACTTCATCTCTAAACTGGAGAAGGAATATGAAACAG ATATCGGTGAATGTGGTGGCAAACTTTCAGACGGACAGAGGCAGTGCATCGCCGTCGTCAGAGCTCTGGTTCGAGAGCCGCAGGTCATCATACTGGATGAGGCAACCAGCAAACTGGATGTTGAAGTGCACCACGCT GTGCTGCAGGAGGTTCTGGCTCGTGGGCGGACCGTCCTGTTGGTGACTCATCAGCTGAAGACTGCGGAGAAGGCGGATCACATCATCTTCATGGAGAAGGGAGCAGTCGCGGAGGAGGGGACGCACCAAGAGCTCATGGCCAAGAGAGAACGCTACTATCGTCTGAAAGAGGAACTGTTCTCTAAACTCATCTGA